The Corvus moneduloides isolate bCorMon1 chromosome 1, bCorMon1.pri, whole genome shotgun sequence nucleotide sequence ggatctcctgggaagagggaatttggggtgggGATCTCCTGAGAATAGGGAATCTGGGATTGGGAtcctgggaacagggaattTAGGATGGGGATCTcttggaaaagggaatttggggCGGGGATCtcctgggaacagggaatttgggattgggatcctgggaaaagggaatttggggtggAGTTCCCTGGGatgagggaatttggggtgggGATGCCGGGAAAGAGGGAGTTCGGGATGGGGATCCTAGGAagagggaatttgggattgggatcctgggaacagggaattTAGGATGGGGATCTcttggaaaagggaatttggggCGGGGATCTCCTGGGAACAGGGAATCTGGGATGGGGatcctgggaaaagggaatttggggtggAGTTCCCTGGGatgagggaatttggggtgggGATGCCGGGAAAGAGGGAGTTCGGGATGGGGatcctgggaaaagggaatttggggtgggGATCTCCTGGGAagagggaatttgggattgggatcccACCGGAAGTGGAAGGTGCCTTCCCGCTGCCCGAAGCCGCTTCCCGGGACGACGCAGATCCCGGTTTCCTCCAGGAGCTTCATGCAGAAGAACATGTCCGGGGCCTGGTTCTTCTCCTGGGAATTCAGGATGGGGACGGAGTCGGAAAAATGGGGAGGGATCCGATCCCACAGGGTGCCAAGGGCTCATGGGGCTCATCCCGCCTGGTCCCACATGGATCGGGATTGATCCCAACGAGTCCCACAATTCCTGGGATCGATCCCATCCACCCCACATGGATTGGGATTGATCCCAATGAGTCCCACAATTCCTGGGATcgatcccatccagccccacatGGATCGGGATTGATCCTGATGAGTCCCATGATCCCTGGGATtgatcccatccagccccacatGGATCGGGATTGATCCCACCCAATTCCACACGGATCAGGACtgatcccatccatccccacaTCTCCCAGTTGggatcccatccatccccacaTCTCCCAGTTTGGATCCTGTCCATCCCCACATCTCCCAGTTGGGATCCCGTCCATCCCCACATCTCCCAGTTGGGATCTCGTCCATCCCCACATCTCCCAGTTTGGGATCTGGGCGGTCCCACATCCCCTGGGATGGATCCTGCCCATTCCCACATCTCTCCGTTggatcccatccatccccacaTTCCCGCTCGGATCCCGGCGTTCCCGGGCACCTTGGCGGCGGCCAGGGCGCGGGCCGGGAGGTCGATCCGAGGGAAGGAGTACATGGCGCCCTGCACGGGGTTGCAGTGGATCCCGGGGGTCCGGTTGAAGATCTCCTGGGTCAGCCGGGCCTTTTCCGCCAGGGAGTTGAGCACGGCCTCCTTCTCCTGTGGGATAACGGGATGGGAATGCTGTTCCAggccatcccatcccatcccatcccaccacagCCCATCCTTATCCCCATCCCAACTCATTCCCAGCCCTATCTCCATCTTTATCCCACCCCatctcaccccaccccatcccatggatcccaccccaccccatctcaccccatcccatggatcccatcccatcccatctcaccccaccccatcccatcccatcccaccccatcccatggatcccatccatcccaccctatcccaccccatcc carries:
- the LOC116436023 gene encoding alanine aminotransferase 2-like; this translates as MGWDGLEQHSHPVIPQEKEAVLNSLAEKARLTQEIFNRTPGIHCNPVQGAMYSFPRIDLPARALAAAKEKNQAPDMFFCMKLLEETGICVVPGSGFGQREGTFHFRMTILPPTDKLKILLEKLSAFYTKFVKEFS